In Euphorbia lathyris chromosome 10, ddEupLath1.1, whole genome shotgun sequence, a single genomic region encodes these proteins:
- the LOC136209481 gene encoding thaumatin-like protein 1b yields MAAISLLLNLILHFVIITGGYSNPDLTFYFENNCLETLWLSSSPSDGDLDPVIEPDTLEIFYMSDPWTGVMWFRTKCVTNLTGYVSCETGDCGSGEVECQGPPPTYPVTELSFDIQNNVVQYEVSLIHGHNIAVRVQPTGGSLVAGGSGPCPVVDCVEDIRNVCPSLLVATNPNGAYVGCYNPCDALKDPNYCRVNEYSQRFKQLCGLSHTFPGDNNPPLYKCSGAKSINVTFCPK; encoded by the exons ATGGCTGCCATTTCTCTACTTCTCAACCTCATTCTTCATTTCGTAATTATTacag GGGGATATTCAAATCCTGATTTAACCTTTTACTTCGAAAATAACTGTCTGGAAACCTTATGGTTATCCTCCAGCCCATCGGACGGTGATCTGGATCCGGTAATCGAACCCGACACGCTCGAAATATTCTATATGTCCGACCCATGGACCGGAGTTATGTGGTTTAGAACAAAATGCGTTACAAATCTCACCGGGTACGTGTCCTGCGAAACCGGAGATTGCGGGTCGGGTGAGGTTGAATGCCAAGGTCCGCCACCGACTTACCCGGTTACCgaactcagttttgatatcCAGAACAATGTGGTTCAGTATGAAGTTAGCTTGATCCATGGGCATAATATCGCGGTCCGTGTCCAGCCGACTGGCGGGTCATTGGTGGCAGGAGGATCAGGTCCGTGTCCAGTTGTGGATTGTGTTGAGGATATTCGTAATGTATGTCCTAGTTTGTTGGTGGCTACGAACCCGAATGGAGCTTATGTCGGGTGTTATAACCCGTGTGACGCGTTAAAGGATCCGAATTATTGTCGGGTTAATGAATATTCTCAACGGTTTAAGCAACTATGTGGGTTGTCTCATACTTTTCCCGGGGATAATAATCCTCCTTTGTATAAGTGTAGTGGAGCTAAGAGTATCAATGTTACTTTTTGTCCGAAGTAA